In Pseudoroseomonas cervicalis, the DNA window GAGGCCCCCCTCTACCACCGCCCGACGGCCGAGACGCCGAAGCAGCCGGTGCTGGACGCGGCGACGGTGGCCGACCCGGCCGGGCTGCAGGCGGCGCTGCTGACCCTGGTGGGCAGCCCCGACCTCTGCTCCCGCCGCTGGATCTGGGACCAGTATGACAGCACGGTGGGCGGCCAGACGGTCAAGCGCCCGGGTGCGGCGGACGCCGCCATCGTCCGGCTGGAGGACAGCCAGCGTGCGCTGGCCATGACCACCGACTGCACGCCACGCTACTGCGTGGCCGACCCCGAGGAAGGCGGCCGCCAGGCGGTGGCCGAGGCCTGGCGCAACATCACCGCCACCGGCGCCCTGCCGCTGGCGATCACCGACAACATGAATTTCGGCAACCCCGAGAAGCCGGAGATCATGGGCCAGTTCGCCGCCAGCGTGCGCGGCATGGCCAGCGCCTGCACCGCGCTCGACTTCCCCGTCGTCTCCGGCAATGTCTCCCTGTACAACGAGACCGAGGGTAAGGGCATCCTGCCCACCCCCGCCATCGGCGCGGTGGGCGTGATCGAGGATGCGGCGAAGGCCGTGGGCTATGGCCTGCGCGAGGGCCAGGAGCTGGTCCTGCTGGGCGAGACCGCCGGCTGGCTCGGCCAGTCCCTCTGGCTGCGCGAGATCGCCGGGCGTGAGGAGGGCGCGCCGCCGCCCGTCGACCTCGCCGCCGAGCGCCGCAATGGCGATTTCGTCCGCGCCCGCATCCAGGACGGCACCGTGCTGGCCTGCCATGATGTGGCCGATGGCGGGCTGCTGGTGGCGCTGGCCGAGATGGCGATGGAAGGCGGCGTGGGCGCGACGCTCGACCCGGCGCCGGCCGGCCTGCCCGCCCATGCCTTCTGGTATGGCGAGGATCAGGGCCGCTATGTGGTGGCCGTGCGCGACGGCGCGGCGCTGATCGAGGCCGCCCGCGCCGCCGGCGTGCCGGCCATGAAGCTTGGCCGTTCCGGCGGGGGGGACTTGGTGGTGCAGGGCGCCGTCACCATCTCCGTCGCTGATCTGCGGGCGGCGCATGAGCGCTTCCTGCCCGAGTTGATGGCGCAGTAAGGTCAGGACAGGAGAACCAAGCCATGGCGATGCCCGCGGCCGAAATCGAAGCCCTGATCAAGGCGGCCCTGCCCGACGCCCAGGTGACGATCGAGGATCTGGCGGGGGATGGCGACCACTACGCCGCCACCGTCGTGTCCGAGGCGTTCCGCGGCCGTTCCCGCGTGCAGCAGCACCAGCTGGTCTATGCGGCGCTGCAGGGGCGGATGGGCGGTGCGCTGCACGCCCTGGCCCTGCAGACCTCCGCCCCCTGAAGGATGACCCCGATGAGCAACCCCGTCTTCGAGCGTATCCAGGCCGAGATCACCGAGAACCCGGTGGTCCTCTACATGAAGGGCACGCCGGTCTTCCCGCAATGCGGCTTCTCCGCCCGCGTGGTGCAGGTGCTGTCCCATGTCGGCGTGCCCTTCAAGGGCGTGAACGTGCTGGAGGACATGGAGATCCGCGAGGGCATCAAGGCCTTCACCAACTGGCCGACCATCCCCCAGCTCTATGTGAAGGGCGAGTTCGTCGGCGGCTGCGACATCATCCTGGAGATGTTCCAGAATGGCGAGCTGACCGCCCTGCTGGACGAGAAGGGCATCCCGCACCAGGCCGCCGCCTGAAACGGGCCGGCCCATTGGCGCGAGACGACCAG includes these proteins:
- a CDS encoding BolA family protein; translated protein: MAMPAAEIEALIKAALPDAQVTIEDLAGDGDHYAATVVSEAFRGRSRVQQHQLVYAALQGRMGGALHALALQTSAP
- the grxD gene encoding Grx4 family monothiol glutaredoxin, with the protein product MSNPVFERIQAEITENPVVLYMKGTPVFPQCGFSARVVQVLSHVGVPFKGVNVLEDMEIREGIKAFTNWPTIPQLYVKGEFVGGCDIILEMFQNGELTALLDEKGIPHQAAA